In a genomic window of Penaeus monodon isolate SGIC_2016 chromosome 27, NSTDA_Pmon_1, whole genome shotgun sequence:
- the LOC119590336 gene encoding uncharacterized protein LOC119590336, with protein MGRKYKRKTDKQRDPTAFENALMEVKEKGASVRVAAALFGVPRSTLHDYVQRSKTRPIVDQTFQLASYSVRQVLTPNMEKELATYLKDSSKLFHGLSTNTTKRLAYEYAVANKVGVPESWARDESAGRDWLTGFLERQATSLARMTSFNRTNLGIFQTKLEEVLQRYQLSESCIYNLDEIGCTTVQKVPKIITQKGVHQVGQVTSRERGELVTMVGIICANGNALPPCFIFPRVRFDEARMMNGVPPACTGLVHPSGWMTSKNFLNVLQHFVLNSRCSLDHKVLLIMDNHESHLSIEAIDYAREHGIILLTLPPHTSNKL; from the coding sequence ATGGGccgaaaatataagagaaaaactgATAAACAGCGGGATCCTACTGCCTTTGAAAATGCACTGATGGAAGTTAAAGAGAAGGGTGCTTCAGTAAGGGTTGCTGCTGCTCTGTTCGGAGTACCTAGAAGCACACTTCATGACTATGTACAGAGATCCAAAACCAGGCCTATTGTTGACCAGACTTTTCAATTAGCAAGTTACTCTGTTAGACAAGTACTAACTCCAAACATGGAAAAGGAATTAGCCACTTACTTAAAAGACTCCTCTAAACTGTTTCATGGTTTATCTACCAACACAACAAAACGGCTGGCATATGAATATGCTGTTGCTAACAAAGTTGGTGTTCCAGAATCATGGGCAAGGGATGAATCTGCTGGAAGAGATTGGTTAACTGGATTTCTTGAAAGACAAGCAACAAGTCTGGCTCGGATGACAAGTTTTAATAGAACTAACCTTGGCATTTTTCAGACTAAACTAGAAGAGGTTCTACAGCGATATCAGTTATCAGAATCATGCATCTATAACCTGGATGAGATAGGATGCACAACTGTTCAAAAAGTACCAAAGATTATTACACAGAAGGGTGTTCATCAAGTTGGGCAGGTAACTTCACGTGAGCGTGGTGAGCTAGTAACAATGGTTGGCATTATATGTGCCAATGGAAATGCCCTGCCACCATGTTTTATATTTCCACGAGTGAGATTTGATGAAGCTCGGATGATGAACGGTGTTCCACCAGCATGCACAGGACTTGTTCATCCCAGCGGGTGGATGACGAGCAAGAATTTTCTCAATGTTTTACAGCATTTTGTCTTGAATTCTAGATGCAGTCTGGATCATAAAGTTCTGCTCATTATGGATAACCATGAGTCGCATCTCTCTATAGAGGCGATTGATTATGCAAGGGAACATGGCATTATACTCCTGACTTTGCCTCCACATACATCAAACAAGCTCTAA